Genomic segment of Caproiciproducens sp. NJN-50:
TAAACTGGCTGTTGATCATGTTTCCTATCATCAAGTTGAAATAGACCGCGACGATATCTTCGTTGCCCTCAAAGTATTTCTCCTTGAACTTTTCGGAATTGTCAATGGAGAAAGAATTCGGCGGAGAAATATTGATGCTTCTGTTCAGGAACTGGGAAAGCGCCGTGGCGGCGGCACCCATCATCTGGTTCATCACTTCGCAGATCGCGCCGACATTCATCTCGTCCATGACGAATTCCTGGTCGGAAAAATCCGTCTGGAGCAGCAGGCCCACGATGACCTTGACGTCCGACTCCTTCAGAATCAGCAGATTTTTTCCGGAAAGCCCCTGAACATAATTAATTTCGACGGCGATGGCGGGCTCATATGTTTTGATATCGAATTCGCTGGTCTTCATCAGCTTAACCTCCGGCGTCGTGATGTTGACCGGCTGCCCAAGCAGTTCCGATACGGAGGTGGCGGAGGAACCCAGACTGATATTCAGAATTTCGCCGATCGCGTCTATCTCCATATCGGAAAGCAGCTTCTCTTGCTTTGGCTCCAAAACAATCACCTTTTTTCAAATATATAGTTAGTAAAGGACTTTCCCTATTTTAACGGCGTAATTTTTTTTCTTTACGCCGATCCTGCCTGTAAACCATCTCAGCTTTTCAACTTGCAGGACAACGGAGTCGTCCGCGACGGGTGACTCCAGCGGAATGACATCGCCCCTTTGCAGCTCGAGCAGGTCCCTTAGGGTGATTTCTGTTTTTCCAAGAAGCGCCGAAACGGTCAGCGGCGTATCTTTCAGGCTCTCAAGGATCTGTTCCCTGCGCTGTTTTTCCACCGCCGGGTCAAGTTTTCGATTGATTTTCACATATTTGGAATCAAAAATTTTGAAAATCTCTTCCAGCGAGCTGGCGGGAAGACAGATGTTGATGTTTCCCTTCAAGTCATTGAGCGTCACCTCGATGACAACGATGGCCGCGGACTCGTCCGGCTGGATGAACTGGATGAGCTGGGAGTTGGTTTCAATTCCATCCAGCGTGTGTTCCACGTCGACATAGTTCCCCCACGCGTCTTTTAAAATGGGAGCAATCTGCTGAAAGAGGTAATTCAAAAGCGAAAGCTCAATCTCGGTATAATCGCGGTCGACCTGATAACCGGTCCCGCTGCCCCCAAGCATCCGGTCCAGGATACAAAAGGAAATCGGCCTGGTCATTTCGACAAGGATCTGCTTGTCCTCAATGCCGTACTCCGCGCTGTGCAGCCCCATCACTCCGATCAGCACGGAATCGCTCAGCGCGTTGCCGAATTCCTTGTACTCTTCTTCTTCCACCTGAAGCACTTCCGCCTGGCAGTTCATGCGCAGGACTCCCGAAAGATGCAGGCTGAACAGCCGTGAAAAGCTCTCAAATATATTCTGCAAAAGCCTGATTTGCTCTCTTGTAAACTTTTTTGGGGAAAGAAAGTCGTAGTCCTTGACCTTCGGTCCGGAACTTTGCTCTTCGATTTCCTGAAAATCCATACTGCCGCTCTGCAGGCTCCCCAGCAGATCGTCTATCTGCTGCTGCGATAAAACTTCCGCCATACATACCCACCATTCCTTGCAAGGATTCTGTCACTTCCGGCCGCCGCGGCCGGCGAAAGATTAAGAACAGGCGTCACCCCGAGCTGCCGGGCGCCGCTTTGCTGGAGGCGTTGATCTCTTCATAGACTTTTTCCAGAACATCATCC
This window contains:
- the fliM gene encoding flagellar motor switch protein FliM; the encoded protein is MAEVLSQQQIDDLLGSLQSGSMDFQEIEEQSSGPKVKDYDFLSPKKFTREQIRLLQNIFESFSRLFSLHLSGVLRMNCQAEVLQVEEEEYKEFGNALSDSVLIGVMGLHSAEYGIEDKQILVEMTRPISFCILDRMLGGSGTGYQVDRDYTEIELSLLNYLFQQIAPILKDAWGNYVDVEHTLDGIETNSQLIQFIQPDESAAIVVIEVTLNDLKGNINICLPASSLEEIFKIFDSKYVKINRKLDPAVEKQRREQILESLKDTPLTVSALLGKTEITLRDLLELQRGDVIPLESPVADDSVVLQVEKLRWFTGRIGVKKKNYAVKIGKVLY